The sequence GTTCTACTATATTTGTAACAATTACATTAACCTTTTATATGGATCGAGTTTTTGTTAGGtagattataattttaatatctaATCCATCATCAGTTTCCTGAATTTGTTCATAAAAGTAGATTGACTCACTGAACTTTGTTAGTATctcaccagctccttaaacttgcttatttcgtataaCCATtttcctaaacttgtccataaaagtaaattagcttcctgaactttgcaagtgcaTCACCAACTCCCTTAACTTGTTTATTCCAtaacaattaaatataaaaatcataatactaactTTCAATCCTTATCTATTCGATCTCccaaacctgcaacactaactcttataataggttggaagataggagaagagaaaaaaCTACCCATCGAACagatgaagatgtatttttagaatttaggtttaataagtttttgtatttagttgttatagaataagtaagtttagggagttggtgagacacttgcaaaattcaggaaactggtgatacgaaataaggaAGTTTGGGGAGCTGCTAATACACTAacaaagtttagggagccaatTTACTTTTataaacaagttcagggagctggtaaTATATTAGACCAAATGTTTTAACAACACTATTAGCTTATCATCCACATTCATTGGGATTTCACTAATTTTGATAAATAAGAGAACAAATGTTGCCAAATAACATAAGagtaatttaaataaatgaccgctaaactttactcatttttataGTATAACTAAAGTAACATATAAATCACTTAATTTTATACTATCTAATATAATGCACATAATTTCATTTAACGCCTCAAAATGATTGTTTATGGCCTAAAGCTAGATGATTctaagaattgatgatattattCTTCAACTTGTTCGTTTTGAgttcatttaggtgttgtttagttatgaaagagaaaatagtttaattacaaaccCCTAAACCCACCCACCTACACATGTTTGGTAACATTCAGTTATAATAGTTTATAATATAGTTTTGGAAAACACTTATcaaaatatagttttttttaacaataatgataaattttttttgttaaaatgaaacctttcattatttttttatattagttGTTTTGTATTATAATATCTAATTTTTTTCATACTTTTCTATTAtagttataataataataagttactaaactatttttaataaatattgtATTTATTCCGATTCCGATTATTAAAGAACCAAACAGCTTCAAAGAGAATCAATTTCGATTCCAAATTGAACCaaacatattaaataaatagtcattcttattcttttttttttggtaggaaagaaaagaaagacaaAAGCAAACAAACAAAGGACCTAGctcgggattagcctagggaagctaacccccaccacatcatCCAAGAGGAGAGAAGTCAGGAActcaggaggagaagagaatgttgaaacacccaAGCTCCTGCCATGACCCTCAGCTGCAAGACGGTCCGCCACCTTATTCTGTTCTCTAAAAATGTGGCAGAAGCTGATggaatcaaaggaagagcaaatccttctaatcctttgactaagttctgGCTTTTCAAACAAATAGTACTCTTCTCAGAGATCATATTGATAGCTTCGctattatcagattccacattCAAATTCTTCACGCCCAGATTTTTAGCAAGCCTGAGGCCTGAaagaatcccccaaagctcagctGAAAAGGAAGAGCCCATACCTAGATTATGAGCAAACCCAGACACCCAACCTCCGCCAGCGTCTCTCAAAAGCCCTCCAGCAGCAATTGTACCGTCCCTAAGACACGAACCATCAGAGTTCAACTTTACAACCCCTTCCCTAGGCCTACTCCAGCCAATCAGATGAATAGCCTTCTTCTGGATAGCCCTATCTAAAGAATCTCCTTTGAAGCTATCCACAATGGAGCTAATCTTTTTAGCGAAGAAATCCAGTAAATTAGGCATAACCACCAAATCCCcttcaaaaatctcctcattcctccacttccaaatctggtgacagacaactgaaaaaattatattaccATGCTCAAGACCTGCCAACAACTTTCCACTCACACCGTCTACAAACCAGTCAATAgtcattccgattctgattccgcCACATTCCGATTCCGTttaaaccaaacgcccccttagtatattactaacaaaattaaaaaattatgttaaactACTAAAAACTAAATGTTTTTTTGTGAaactgtttaaaatatttaatgtgttattaatataggagaaaagtacaaaaataaaccttgtagttacatctgttttcgatcgcagccttgtggtttaaaaatttataaaatggtacattgaggttcattccattagcaaatacataccaaattgactaacgacgttaaaagtcaaaggaaaatgagttaatttgatccttatatttatttattttataaattcacatccttattatctcattataacaaataaatcccaaaataaaaataaaaatcaaatacaccttcTTCTCCACCTCTccctaatttcttatttttcttcttctttctctctcttctctctctcctctttgttaatttctctctccatCTCTCCCTAATTTCTTATTATATAACAAACATACAAATTGTTTGAAGGGGTTGAGAGCTTTCGAGAACTGTTTGTTACAGGGTTTCGACAGCCAATTTCAAGAACCGATTCTAAAATCAAAGGGGTTTCTGATTCTCAAAGCTTTGATCGCCGATTCAACTTGCTCAAATGAAATCCAAGCCGATTGTATCGTTGCTTTAGTCAGATTCAACAGAGATGTTTTCGTCGATTGATTCTGATGGGATCGACCGTTGAATCTTTGATTTCAATGGCTTCCGAAGGTTCAATTCGAGCTCTCTGTTCATTAATCAGATTAATCAAGATTCCACTAATCGAAGAAATCGAATTAATCGGAGAAATCCCTAGAATCATCAATCTCTGCAACTCCGAAGATTTGTCAATTCAGGTAGCCGCCATTGACTGTTTCTGCGAGATTGCATATTTTGCGAGTAAATAAGTGATTGAAACCATGATAAGAGAGAAATTGATGGAGTTGCAGAGATCAGGAGATGGGGAAATAGAAGAGATGAAGAAGCCATTTGCGAGCTGTGTGAGGAGATTTAGAGTGCAAATTGAAGTGGGAGAAGGGCTGAGTGAGAAAGAAAGGAGAGAGTTTAACAGGGAAATTTTGAAGAGAGTGAGAGAAGCGGTTGTTTCAGAAGCAGAAGCTGCCTCCATTGTTGCAGAGGTTTCATGGGTTCTAAttctagagctctgataccaactgatgtagattgaagtcgactgagagttttaatcgtaaactcacaaagattacaaacttctctagctaaactagaaggttgaataaacccaacaAGGATAACttggtgctccaatggaggcttaaATTTCAATTTGATCTAAGTGAAATTTCGTTTGCCgctaattagtgagggattttataTTCAGTTTAGatagagaaattaacaaagaggagataaagaagaagaaaaataaaaaattaaagagagagagaagagggtgtatttgtgataattagataataaaggggagttaatttataaaataaataaatataaggataaaattaactcttttcacTTTGACTTtaaacaccgttagtcaatttggtatgtgtttgctaaagGAATGAACTTTAAGGTACCATgcattttgtaaacttttaaaccacaagggtgccgatcgaaaacatgtataaccacaatgtttatttttatacttttcccttaatataattacaaaaaaaaagtaagaaattgcttcaatttatagacaaacttgtttggaaggtcCGATATGACcgttaaataacagttaaattaatattttcaaattttcgatagcgaatgactaaaattgatcttgcttgtaaatgttagggttaaatttgtaaATTCCATACGTCAGGGCTAAATCAGCATTTCGTTTAAAATGGTAAAGTTAAATTTCGCCCTTATCCTGACTTTTATATTATATGTTGAAGTTTAGTTACCATATTGTAAAAATAAGAAAAGTTTAGTGGCTGATGAGGAATGTGGATCAAAGGCGGTCCACTAAGCCTAAACCAATCAAATCCAAGACTAGTAAGGCCCTCTAAACCTGTAAACCCACCACATTCACTATAAATACCTATATAAATGGAAGGTATGAGATCCATCTATCTCCCGTTTATCTCTCTACTCTTATACTGCGGCTAATTTTAGTATCGAAGTGTACACTGAAGACCCTTTTCGACGCAAGTCCGACAATCGGAATGGCAATCAACTTCCAAAATTCCACTTCCTTATTAGTGgctataggtgtaatttacccatagaGGCCGTTATTGTTTTAAGAAGAGCAAAAAaagaatttataattatttaagtaatagtTAAATTATGTCatgttataaattaaaagtttaaaatatattttataaatttaaaattttatgaatAAAggcctaatttttttaaattaaaattaaaaatcatattttatttatcatataaaaaaataataaaattaattttaattttataactaaggttaaggtgcaaaaagacctctaatgttttgggttaggaggaattttacccctaacgtctaaaatggtacaattttactcctaatgtttgtagccaagagcaattttacctctaacgttgacaatttggatcaatttcagaaactattataaaacacatatatttttgttccttattttgcaccaatttcatatcaattcgttctaagaaatgatttcatgttttttttgtaatttaataatagaattgaagattaatatttataaatgcggtaaattttttgcattttttttgtctaatttgtacaaaagacattatatttttttatttttttcacatcccaacatatatttgtgattttttaGTGTTAAAacgacgcacgtgtgaagtgtagatgacaagatttatgaccgagcacacagtttgatgaattatttctgaaattgacccaaattatcaatgttagaggtaaaattgctcttggctaaaaatgttaggggcaaaattgcaccattttagacgttaaaagtaaaattactcctaaaccaaaacgttaggggtatttttgcaccttaacccttataactaataatgatttttttacattaaaagttgcctaaataaaaatgaaatattattgGCCTCTAAGTAACGCCTTGTTTTGATAAGGCCCAACTCAACATTTCCTTGTTTGTCTCCCTCTTCTCCTTAATTCCCAAAATCCTCACAAAAACCCTAACCCCAAAAATTTTCAATTCGACCTTAAAACCCTTCTTCTCCGATCGCCGCCTTCATTTCCGCCATAAACCCTAACAAACAAAATCACTGAAAAGCAATGTCAGATGAATCTATCCGGTAATATACCGAAAGAATGGATGAGAAATTTGATCGCATTGCCTACCGACGGAGATTCTACGGCTGTTGTAATTAAGCCAGATGTAGCAGAGAAGGAGATTTCTGTAGTGAAGGAGAACAAGAAGAGAAAGAGaacgaagaaaaagaagagcaaaaatggagaagatgatgtggTGTGCGATGAAACCTCCGATACTCCGGCTGTTGCGATTAAGCCTGATGTAGCAGATAGAGAGATTTCTGTAGtaaaggagaaggagaaggaaaagagaaagagaccgaagaaaaagaagagcaAAATTGGTGAAGATGACGTGGTGTGCGATGAAACCTCCGATACTCCGGCTGTTGCAATTAAGCCTGATGTAGCAGATAAAGAGATTTCTATATTAAAGGAGaatgagaagaaaaagaagagcaAAATTGGTGAAGATGGCGTGGTGTGCGATGAAACCTCCGATACTCCGGCTGTTGCAATTAAGCCTGATGTAGCAGATAAAGAGATTTCTATATtaaaggagaaggagaagaaaaagaagagcaAAATTGGTGAAGATGGCGTGGTGTGCGATGAAATCTCTGATACTCCGGCTGTTCAAGTTGCTGAAAAAgtgaagaagaaaggagaaACAGTAGGAGAAGAGGAAGAGACTGAGAAGGTAAAAAAGAAGGAAGGAAATAGTG comes from Euphorbia lathyris chromosome 8, ddEupLath1.1, whole genome shotgun sequence and encodes:
- the LOC136202192 gene encoding uncharacterized protein; this translates as MNLSGNIPKEWMRNLIALPTDGDSTAVVIKPDVAEKEISVVKENKKRKRTKKKKSKNGEDDVVCDETSDTPAVAIKPDVADREISVVKEKEKEKRKRPKKKKSKIGEDDVVCDETSDTPAVAIKPDVADKEISILKENEKKKKSKIGEDGVVCDETSDTPAVAIKPDVADKEISILKEKEKKKKSKIGEDGVVCDEISDTPAVQVAEKVKKKGETVGEEEETEKVKKKEGNSERDVCSPETEKSEKKDKENDLVEAIEDGTSNGEADTSEKKKKKKRRARYKKKRETAGEEEETEKVKKKERNSESNVCSPETEKSEKKGKEDDLVEAIEDGTSNGEADTTEKKKKKKRRARYKKKRETVGEEEETEKVKKKERNSESDVCSPETEKSEKKSKEDDLVEAIPIEDGTSNGEADTTEKKKKTKI